In Candidatus Parvarchaeota archaeon, the sequence AATGACTATCCCGGCAACAAGAAAAATAGGCAAGCACAAAACCATGAGACTAGTATCTTTAAGCAGGTATAAAATCCTTGCAGTTTCTGCTGGCAATGTACTTTCAAAAAAAGTATTCCGAAAAGTCTCCAATGAAAAAACTTTAAAAAATTTGAAATGGGGCGCAAAGCCCCATCATTTTAAAAAAATTTACCGAAGGGACGCAATCTATGCGTTCTTCATCTTGGCTTCTGCCACGTATCCGCCCTTGTCCAGGTAGTACATGTAGCCTGACTTCCTTGTTATCTTTTCAGAGCCGACCTTCTTCTTCCTGCCGCCCTTGTTGTGCTTCATAGGTGATGCCCAGACATAGCCATCCTTGCCTACGTAGTACAAGTAGCCGTCTTCTCTGCTAACCTTTTCGCTTCCGATTCTTTTTCCCATTGTGTTACACCTCCACAAAAAAGTAACGTCTGTATATCGGCGTATCTGTTTAAAAGGCTTTCTACCCCGATGGAAAATATATTTACGTCGTGGACAAAATAAGAAAGTCGCAGGAGGTAAAAGGAAGCGGGAAATTACAATAGTCCAAAGCCGCACTTTTTGAATGCAAAGTTCCAGCCTCAGGCTTTGCCATATATCGCCCTTGTCAAATTTTTCTTAGGCAGTGCATCAATTTTTACTCCGGCGTCGCTGTAGCCTTCGGGCATCACTTTTTCCTGCACCGGCTTCCCAAAGGTTTTGTTTAGGGCATTAACCAATTTCCCCAAAAAATCCTTTTCATTTTGCCATCCGCCACTGCCCTCCAACTCATTAAACAACTCCCTTATTTTATTCATCAGTCCTTCATTGGCAATGCCAGATGTTTTGCAGAAAATCTCCGTTATCGCTTCAACGGTGCCAGGAACCTTTGTTTCAAGCTTTAAATTGCTTGAATATATGTTCAACAAGCGCAACTCAGCTCCCTCCATGTTTCTAATGCCGGCTTTGGATAATCTTGGCAACCCATTGGTTTGTATTTCGTATTCAAGTGGTTCAATCACCCTTCTGTTTTCCTTCAGCCATTTGCGTATCCATGGGAAGGCAAAATGTGCAAGGTAATCCGATTGCACACTCACGTAATGCGCAGCATCTGAATTCCCATCAGCCATTTCCGTTATTCCTTGGAGGCTGTTTCTTTTTCCAAACAGCGGCGCAAATACGGATATCGGCTCCAACTCCTGAAATTTGGGGAAGGGAATTGTTAAATCATATGTTGCTATTGCCGTCGAAAGCTCGGATAAGGCACAAACTTTGCTGTTTTTCATCTGTTTTAATCCGTGGGTCCCTTCATGAACCACTCCGGCTAGCCCTGCAAAGAAAGATTGTGCCGGGCTGAGCCCAACCGTCACCGGTGTGTAAAATATCGTATGCATTTTGGTAACATAATATGTCCTCATCTGCATTATATCCCCGGCTTTTTTTATGGCGGGCAAATTGTTTTTTTTCACCCCATACGTGTCGCATAAATACCGTAGCCCCAGCCAAATGCCAAGTATGTTGCTGTTTGCGTTTTCATAGCTGCCAAAAATCTTCATGAATACTTTTTCAACTGCTTCAGGGTTTTGGTATGCGTTTGGATTCCAGTCAGTTTGAACCTTGCCAGCAGAGACGTCTTTTTTAAGTTCCTGTACAAGGCCGGTGTTTTTGTCAAGCCAGGCAAGAAAATTCCTCATCTCAGGCAGTTTTGCCAAATCTTTTGCTTCCTTGGATTTGGCAAGCATTTTCCTTAGGTCTGAAAAGTCGCTCATTTTTGAGATAAACCCTTCAAAATCGTTTCCTTTGGAACCTTGCTGCTCTTGGGTTGCGTAGACTTGGCAGACTAACATGGAAAAAAATAGCTCAATCCAAATTATTATACTTTTGTGCAAGTCAGAAAAATCTTTGGTCTGGTGGGAAAGTTAGTTTTGGAACTCTATCTACTTCCCAGCCCCAATCAGCATTATCCTTGCAAGCAGGGCTTCAAGCTGGATGCGCTCGTTTGCGCCCTCTACAACGCGGAAATTCATCTCGCCTAGCGAATCTATTATTTCGACTTTTTTCAGGTCGGGAATTTCAAGGCTTTGCACTTCCTTATATACAGCACCCATGACATCCTCGGCCGACATGCCGTAGGTCGCCATAAGCTCCTCAAGCTTTTTGCGAGCAGGCATGAACTTTCCCTCATAGGCAAAGTCGAGCATCTGCTTTACCTCAACAGGCTTTGCCCTGCTTGTGGATTTGTAGACGCTATCCGCGGTTATTGTTTTTGAGTGTATTGCGCACCCCTGGAGTATGTTTGTTGCCTTGCGCATGTCGCCTTCAGACAGGTAAACAACCGCCTCCTTTGCCTCCTTCCCGATTTTCAATCCCTCCCTTTCCGCAACCATGTCAATTATCGCAAGCACCTCCTGCTCTGCAAGGGGCTTGAAGCGGAAAACCGAGCATCTTGACTGTATGGGCTCTATTATCTTTGAGGAATAGTTGCAGGAGAGTATGAACCTTGTCACTGTCGCATACATCTCCATTGTGCGCCTCAGCGCGTGCTGCGCGTCGGGCGTAAGCGCATCAGCCTCATCTAGGAATATTATCTTGAACGGAGTGCCTGTTATCGCAACAGTCCTTGCAAAATCCTTGATTGCCCCCCGCACAATGTCAATGCCCCGCTCGTCAGAATTATGAAGAAGAACCGGCGCCGTTCCCCCAAAAAACGTTTCCGAGCCAGGCACAGAAACATCATATACATATCCGTCATAGTTCTCCACTTCAGTTTTTTTCACCATAACGACGGACAGCGGTGAGTCGGCAAGCTTCAGCAGATTTGCCAGAATTTTCCTGTTTGCCTCCCCTTTGACTTCTTTCCCGTATCGCGCAGCAAATTCCTTTATCATACTCTTTGACAGCCGCTTGCTCCTCTTTGAATACAACTGGTGCCGCAGGAAATATTTTGGATTTTTGTTTTGCAGCCCCTTCACTATCCTTATGAGCGGTTCGGCTGGCAAGAGTTCTGTCCTTATATAAGAATAGCTTGGGAGTTTCCAGACTGCGCGAACTTCATCTTTGAAGATTGATGTGCTTATCCCGCAGATACGCCCAAGCCATGCAACATCTATTAGATTTGACTTTGATTTTGACGCGTATCGGACGCATTTCCCCCATTCTCCAGTGGCATCGCCCATATATCCTTGCAAGAACCTTATCCTGACTGGCAGGTCTGAAGAGAATACCGAAGAAGGAATGCGTTTTGTCCTGGCATATTTGCGCGTTCCATCATAGAACTTTTCGGCAAAATACGCTGCGAGCTGGGTATTCATTACTCTGAACTGAATAGAGGACGTTCTTGTCCTGTCAAAGCCCGATTTCCCAAAAACAGTGCTGCCGCGAAGCCCAAACTCACCTTCAAACGTTTCCTCAAGGGAGTTTACGATGTTCATTTCCTGTGGATAGCCAACAGTAAAAATAATCTGCCCGCTCGTGCCGTTCCTGAAAGACAGGCATCCTTCTGCAAGATACAGCCCCATCATCCATGCAGTCTGCTCGTTGAGTTCCTTCTGCTCAAACACGTGCCCTGTCTTTGGATTTCTCACAACTCCACTCCTCAGAAGGTTATGGGTTTGAGGCGCGTAGTCCGAAAGGTCAATGTTCTGCCTTCTGCCGTCAATTTCCTTGGCAAAAGTGATTAGAAAATCTCCTGCTCGAAGTTCGCCTGCCTTCTTTGAGACCATCTCGGCGCTCCCGTCAAGAACAATTACTGAGTGGTCCAGGCTTGTACGGACAGCCCCGCCCTCGTATCTTATGGAAACTACTTCGGATTTCCGGTGCCTGAATATTTTAGTTGCAGGCAGAAAATGGACTTTATGCTCCCTGTCAACAGAGAGTATTTCGATGCCATTGATTTCTCTTCGTGAATCTTCGCAGCCGTCTCCATAATATTTTTTTGCCAAATAGGCAAAGGTCGTTCGCAATACCTCGCCTTTTTCCCTTATCAGAATCGGCGTTTCTGGCGTGACGGAAGCATTGAGCTCAAGCACGCTTCCCCTGTAAGAATCCCCGTACAATTCGTGTGCAAGGGCAAGGGTCGCAGTTGTCTTGCCGCACCCTGGAGGGCCTGCAAAAAGAAGGCTTGGCATGTTTTTTTCCTTGACAAAAGACTTGAGGCTTTCGACAATTTGCCCCTGGCCGATTATCTCGGAGAGGACTTTTGGCCTGTACTTTTCCGTCCAAGGAAGAAAATCAGTCATGGCAACACTTCAGGGCAAACAAATTATTTGGATAAATCAGGGCAGGGCATATTCCATGATGCAATCCATTAAAGCCTGCCTGCAGGCTTTCTTTAGCTGACAACAATTTTAATATCTTGGTGTCTTATATAGTAAAAATTGTCAAGTGAAATTCAATCGTAAAGCAAACCAACGCTATAGTCCAATTGTGATAAAAGCCAATCATAAAGGCCTTTGCAACAAAGCTCTTCTTAGGCGCTTTTTGGCATTTGCTCAAGTACTCGGGTAATTTTCATGGATGAGAATTTGCGTCTGCTGTTCCTTTCAATCCTTGTGTTTCTGATTGTCCTTGCGACAAGCCTTGGCACTAACCTGCTTTCAATAAACTCGCTTGGAACGGGAGGAATCTTCCTGTCGGTCTCCTCATTTCTCATCTCCTACCTTGCCATTGTCAGCCTCAAAGGCGAACTTGGGAAAAATAGCTGGCTTCTAGTGGCCCTCTGTCTTGTTGCAGGCTTTGTTGCAGCATTTGCTGCACTGGGCTTTGGCTCGTTTTCATTTTCAGGGGCTGCGGCAGCCTTCCTTGTATTTGGCCTCATTGCGCCAACAAGCAATTTTGTCAGGTCCAATCTAGTCAAGGCAGGCGCCAAGCAAGGGGCGCCAGCGCAATAGTGGGGCTGTTTTGCATGCATGACCAGGTCGGGCTTGAAAAAAACATACTTGGGTTCTGGGAAAAAAAGCAGGTGTACCAGAAGGCAAAGCAGCAAGCCAAAGACAGGGAAAAATTCTACTTTTGCGACGGGCCCCCTTATGCCACGGGGCAGATACATCCGGGCACTGCCTGGAACAAGTGCATCAAGGACGCCGTATGCCGCTTCAAGCGCTCAAGCGGGTTCAATGTCAGGGCTCAGCCGGGGTTTGACACGCACGGGCTTCCAATAGAAGTCAAAGTAGAGCAGCAGCTAAAGCTTGGCTCGAAAAAGGAAATAGAAGTCCTGGGCATTTCAAAATTCATCTCCAAGTGCAAGTCGTTTGCAACGCAGCACATTGATGTCATGTCAGGCCAGTTCAGGCGCATTGGAGTGTGGATGGACTTTGAGCGGCCCTATATAACATATGAGGACAAGTTTATCGAGTCGTCCTGGCGGACAATCAAAGTCGCCCATGAAAAGGGGTTGCTGCAGCGCGGGGTTTCGGTGTTGCCATATTGCAGCAGGTGCGAAACCACAATAGCCAACTACGAGCTTGAGTATGGGGAGCAAAAGGATCCCTCAATCTATGTCAAGTTCAAGCTTTCGCAAAGCGGGGAGTTTCTTGTCATCTGGACAACAACCCCCTGGACCCTTATCTCAAACATGGCTGTGATGGTGCACCCTACTTTCACCTATGTCAGGGTAAAAGTTGGTTCTGAAACCTGGGTTGTAGCAAAGGAGCGGCTTGATGCCGTGATGGCGTTTGAGTTTGGCAAAAGCCCAGTCGTGCTAGGCGAGATGTCTGGAAAGCGGCTTGAGGGCCTTGAATACGACCACCCGCTTGAAGGAAAAATCGGGAAGTCGGCAAGGAGAAAGGTCGTTCTTTCAGACGAATACGTAACTCTTGAAGATGGAAGTGGCCTTGTGCACTGTGCCCCAGGGCACGGGCCGGAGGACTTCATAATCGGCAAGAGGTTTGGAATAGAAATCTACAGCCCCATTGACACCTCCGGCAAATTCAAGTTAGAGGCAGGCGACTATGCGGGCCTGAGGGCACTTGAGGCCAACAAGACCGTGATTGAGGACCTGCACCAGTGCGGGGCTCTAATACATTCCGGAAGCATCATGCACAGGTACCCTCACTGCTGGAGATGCAAGACCCCTCTTATCTTCATGACAACAGACCAGTGGTTTATTTCAATCACAAAACTAAAGCAAAAAATGCTTGAGGAAATAGAAAACATAAGCTGGACTCCTGATTTTGCAAAAACCAGGTTTTCAGATTTTGTCTCAGGCGCGCCTGACTGGTGCATATCCCGCCAGCGCTATTGGGGCATACCGCTTCCAATCTGGGTCTGCCAGTCGGATGCCTGCAAGGAAATCCGCGTGCTTGGCGACTCAAGTGGGCTTCCAAAGCTCAAGGAGCTTCACAGGCCGTATATCGACGAGGTAACCCTTGTGTGCAAATGCGGCGGCAAGATGAGCAGGGTCCCGGACATACTTGACGTGTGGTTTGACTCGGGTAACGCAATCTGGGCCTCGCTTACAAAAGAAGAGGAAATGAACTACTTCCCATCCGACTTTATAGTGGAGGGCAAGGACCAGACAAGGGGCTGGTTCTACTCGCTTCTTGGCTCTGGCATGGTGCTTTGTGGCTCAAGCCCGTATAAGTCGGTGATGATGCACGGCTTTTTCGTTGATGAAAAAGGCGAAAAGATGAGCAAGTCCGTAGGCAACTTTGTCCCACTTGAGGAGATAGTCGACAAGTACGGCTCTGACACGTTTCGCCTCTGGTCTCTTTCAAACACGGTCTGGGACGACTTGAAATTCAACTGGGACGAGGTAAAGGAGGCAAGCCGGGTCCTCAATACCTACTTCAACATGCTTGTTTTCCTGCAAAGGTTCCATCAGCATAAGCCGGTTGCACTTGAGCAGGCGGAGCTTGAGGTCGAGGACAGGTGGATTCTTTCAAGGCTCAATTCCCTTGTGAGGATTTGCAACGAGTCGCTTAACGGGTACGAGGTCCACAAGGCCTCTAAGGCCATCCGCCAGTTTATTGTCGAGGACTTGAGCAGGACCTACCTCAAGCTTGCAAAAAGGCGCATCATGCAGGAGGAAAACGCCAAGGCGGCCCTGTGCGCGATTTATCATTCAATGCTAACGCTCTCCAAGCTGGCGGCGCCAATAATCCCGTTCATTTCAGAGCACGTCTACAGGGAGTTTTTCATGG encodes:
- a CDS encoding replication factor C small subunit, with the translated sequence MTDFLPWTEKYRPKVLSEIIGQGQIVESLKSFVKEKNMPSLLFAGPPGCGKTTATLALAHELYGDSYRGSVLELNASVTPETPILIREKGEVLRTTFAYLAKKYYGDGCEDSRREINGIEILSVDREHKVHFLPATKIFRHRKSEVVSIRYEGGAVRTSLDHSVIVLDGSAEMVSKKAGELRAGDFLITFAKEIDGRRQNIDLSDYAPQTHNLLRSGVVRNPKTGHVFEQKELNEQTAWMMGLYLAEGCLSFRNGTSGQIIFTVGYPQEMNIVNSLEETFEGEFGLRGSTVFGKSGFDRTRTSSIQFRVMNTQLAAYFAEKFYDGTRKYARTKRIPSSVFSSDLPVRIRFLQGYMGDATGEWGKCVRYASKSKSNLIDVAWLGRICGISTSIFKDEVRAVWKLPSYSYIRTELLPAEPLIRIVKGLQNKNPKYFLRHQLYSKRSKRLSKSMIKEFAARYGKEVKGEANRKILANLLKLADSPLSVVMVKKTEVENYDGYVYDVSVPGSETFFGGTAPVLLHNSDERGIDIVRGAIKDFARTVAITGTPFKIIFLDEADALTPDAQHALRRTMEMYATVTRFILSCNYSSKIIEPIQSRCSVFRFKPLAEQEVLAIIDMVAEREGLKIGKEAKEAVVYLSEGDMRKATNILQGCAIHSKTITADSVYKSTSRAKPVEVKQMLDFAYEGKFMPARKKLEELMATYGMSAEDVMGAVYKEVQSLEIPDLKKVEIIDSLGEMNFRVVEGANERIQLEALLARIMLIGAGK
- a CDS encoding isoleucine--tRNA ligase, whose translation is MHDQVGLEKNILGFWEKKQVYQKAKQQAKDREKFYFCDGPPYATGQIHPGTAWNKCIKDAVCRFKRSSGFNVRAQPGFDTHGLPIEVKVEQQLKLGSKKEIEVLGISKFISKCKSFATQHIDVMSGQFRRIGVWMDFERPYITYEDKFIESSWRTIKVAHEKGLLQRGVSVLPYCSRCETTIANYELEYGEQKDPSIYVKFKLSQSGEFLVIWTTTPWTLISNMAVMVHPTFTYVRVKVGSETWVVAKERLDAVMAFEFGKSPVVLGEMSGKRLEGLEYDHPLEGKIGKSARRKVVLSDEYVTLEDGSGLVHCAPGHGPEDFIIGKRFGIEIYSPIDTSGKFKLEAGDYAGLRALEANKTVIEDLHQCGALIHSGSIMHRYPHCWRCKTPLIFMTTDQWFISITKLKQKMLEEIENISWTPDFAKTRFSDFVSGAPDWCISRQRYWGIPLPIWVCQSDACKEIRVLGDSSGLPKLKELHRPYIDEVTLVCKCGGKMSRVPDILDVWFDSGNAIWASLTKEEEMNYFPSDFIVEGKDQTRGWFYSLLGSGMVLCGSSPYKSVMMHGFFVDEKGEKMSKSVGNFVPLEEIVDKYGSDTFRLWSLSNTVWDDLKFNWDEVKEASRVLNTYFNMLVFLQRFHQHKPVALEQAELEVEDRWILSRLNSLVRICNESLNGYEVHKASKAIRQFIVEDLSRTYLKLAKRRIMQEENAKAALCAIYHSMLTLSKLAAPIIPFISEHVYREFFMAYEKEESVSLFPYPQPNLKLIDAQLERKFEIASQIVVCAASCRQAANVKLRWPLESVHIVSSSTQVNDAAMHMSGIIETMANVQKVAIGAGGIKSGYSLKVHHSKIGAAFKEQSGNAIKVASNLDANEVAASYGKEGKHNAGGFEFTPQLVEIIESATNHAIGNFEDGKIYLKVHLNKELFALAMVREVSRRIQISRKESGMVESDMAQVGIECDKELESILKAHESQLCAQVSAKSVDFGQAGKGAKEWEIEDFKAKISVKKAK